Genomic window (Drosophila albomicans strain 15112-1751.03 chromosome X, ASM965048v2, whole genome shotgun sequence):
CCACTGAACCACTACCGAACCGgttcaaattattataagaTGAagcttaatatttaaattgaaaagaaaaaaaaaactataactTTTCAAGTTACAAAGTAACttctaaagtatttttaaatgaattgcaaCAGTTGCCGAATAGAACCGCTACATCACTACCGAACCGGTTCAAATTATTATCCGAAAATGAGacattttaaactatttaacatttacaaaaGTAAATGCACATAACTAGttgaatgttttttaaattaacactTCAACAATTCCCGAATTAAACTACTGGACCATTACCGAACCGGTTCATATATAGTAATCgaaactcttttttgttttgctctgcAGTTCCTGCATCAGCTGGCGATTGATATGCAGCTGGATAGCTATATATTCCACTACCAACTGGACTTCCCTGAGCTGACGCACAAGACGACAAAGCTAACACTGCTTAGCTCGGAGCACGGAGCACTGATGCTCTACCAGGAGCTGTTGCGCATGCCGGCGCCCAGCATCTATGCTCAACTGGAGCACGTTGTGCTCGGTCGCGAGGAAGTCGTGCCCTACAACTATGTGGAGTGCATCAACGAACGGAGTCGCAATGTGGTGCAACTCGTGTCGCTGGTGATGCACGGCCACACGAAGCTCAAGCAGTGGTGGCAACTCCTCGAAGTGTACGGCGCGGTGCAACTCAACTATCCGAAGCGTGGCAAGCGGAGCATAACGGCGACTTCACCACGATGCCATCAAGtgttggagctgctgctgtgcatgCAACTCACGCGACGCGACATCGAACGTCTGCCGGCTGCGGTGCATTTGATTGTGGCCGAAACCTTGGAGCAGGCGCGTCTCCAGCCGCCGATGGGATGCAGTCAGGCGACCTACGAGTTGATCCTGCGACCCGAGTTGGCGGCGCATGCTCAGCTGCCGTTCCTTGAGGCGACGCTGGCGCAACCGCATTGCGGACGGGTGTACAAAGAGGATTCGCTGTCGCCACGCTTGGCGCCCGCCAGCGGCGAGTGGCCGATGGCCGAACCGGATGCGGAGCAGTTGCGACACGATGGCATGGACAACATGGATACGAAACTGTTGCGTCTCCGCTTTCCCGACGACATGCGCGTCGAGGAAGTGCGTCGACTGTTGAACAGCGCCGATCCGGTGGCCATCGAGGTGCAACAGTCGCCGGGAACCAGCGATCACGAGTTCATCGAGGAGCAGGAGAAGCAACTCTTTGCGCTCTGCGCTCGCACCATGACGCTGCCCCTGGGTCGGGGCATGTTCACGCTGCGCACGCTGTTGCCGCGTCCCAGCGATCACATGCCGATGCCTAAGTTGTGTCTGGTGGGTCGGGAGCCCGTTAAGGGCACCACGATTGAGATGCAACAGATTGAGTTCCCAGCGAATATGCACATTTGGCCATTGTTTCACAATGGCGTCGCCACCGGGTTGAAGATCTCACCGCAGGCGCTCGACATTGACTCCACATGGATTGTGTACAACAAGCCGAAGACCCAGGGCAACAATGCCCTCGAGCATGCCGGCTTCCTGATGGCCCTTGGCTTGAATGGTCACCTCAAGTCGTTGTCGTTCATGAGCGTCTACAAGTATCTGGTGAAGTGCGATGAGATGACCAGCGTCGGTCTGCTGCTGGGCATTTCGGCAGCCCATCGCGGCAGCATGGACACCAAGACCACCCGATTGCTGAGCGTCCACTTGGAAGCCCTTTTGCCCGCCACCGCCATGGAGCTGGACATACCCCAGAGCACCCAAGTGGCTGCTCTGATGGGCATTGGTCTCCTGTATCAGGGCTCCGCGAAGCGCCACATTGCCGAGGTGCTGCTACAGGAGATCGGACGACCGCCGGGACCCGAGATGGAGAACAGCGTGGAGCGTGAATCGTATGCCATGACAGCGGGCTTGGCCCTCGGTCTAGTCACCCTCGGTCAGGGCGAGGCACCGGCGGGTTTGCGCGATCTCCAGCTGCCGGATACGCTGCACTATTATATGGTCGGTGGTGTGAAGCGGCCCATTGGAGGCTCCCAGAAGGAGAAGTATCGCTTGGCCTCATTCCAGGTGCGTAAAACATAAGTTGAAGTGCTTTATTTAAAGGCAAATATTTGGGTTCTTCATagcttatatatatttatagtgcTGTTAACTTATGCGATATTTCTAACATTGCTTGCTCATTGAAagttttctttgtattttcttAGGACACCTTTTTAATGTGAAACTAGAGTTGAACTCCTATATTTGATGGCAAATCTTTGGGTTCTTCATAGCTTACACTTATTTCTGCCGCTGTTAACGTTCTCTTGACTTATACGATATTTTTAACATACATGTTTATGGCGATGTTAACCAATACGATATATTTAACATGCATATTTGTGGCGCTGTTAACGCTCTGTTAACTTATACGATATTAACTCGGTGTTCATTTCTTCCAAGTTCTTATTcacattattttgaatatataattaattaatattttgaatatattataattaactgCAACTGTTTTAGTGTTGATACCTAAACTTACTGTCATCGAACTCTGTTAAAGTACaacatatttataacattGGTTGCACATTAGCATATTCCTAAAATTTCATACAGATTAAAGATTATccttaacatatttataacattGGTTGCACATTAAAGATTATCTTAATTCACaagttaatatataatttcaaattaacatTTCCTAAAGATGAAAGGTTATTCCAATTCCCATTTAATTCACAAGTTAATATGTAatactaaattgaaatttgctcTTTTCCCCACCAGGTGCGTGAGGGCGACAATGTGAACATTGATGTCACTGCTCCCGGAGCCACTTTAGCGCTCGGACTCATGTTCTTTGACTCGGGCAATGTGGCGATTGCCGAGTGGATGCAGCCGCCGGATTCGCGTTATCTGTTGGACATGGTCCGACCCGATTTTCTGCTCTTGCGCACCATTGCACGTGGTCTGATCCTGTGGCAGGATGTGCAGCCCACCAACGAATGGTTCCAGGCGCAGTTTCCCCAAGCTCTGCGCGCTCATCTGCGTTTGCCATCGCGTGACGATGAACAGTCCGATGACAATGACATCGACTACGAGGCCATCACGTAAGTCGCTAAtaaatcagtttttttttttattcaacattcatatattttactCTTTGCAGTCAAGCGTATTGCAATATTCTGGCTGGTGCCGCCTTTTGCATTGGCCTCAAATACGCTGGCACCGAGAATCCCGTCGCCTTTACCACATTGCGCACCGTGATCAAGGAGTTCCTCGGCTTCCCCGGCACTCCGATGGGCGAATGCGCCGGACGCACAACCGTCGAGAGCTGCTTGATGGTCCTGCTCATCTCCATTTCGCTGGTCTTTGCCGGCTCCGGTAATTGTGAAATTCTTCGCATCATACGCTATTTACGCTCACGCGTCGGTCCACAATATCCGCACATTACCTATGGCTCCCACATGGCGATACACATGTCGTTGGGTCTGCTATTCTTGGGCGCCGGTCGCTTTACCATCGCCAAGACGCCAGAGTCCATTGCGGCGTTGGTTTGTGCCTTCTTTCCCAAGTTTCCCATACACAGCAACGACAATCGGTAAGTTTGCAATCGTGCCAATTATTAATGTATTAGTTTATTGTGCTTAGCTGCCACTATTCGTAACTGCATGTTGAAGTTGTTTGTCCGATAACATGCTTAACTCATACAAAATGGCTATtctatcattttatttaagataattgcatttttatcaTAGGAATATCTCGCTTAAGGGCCACAGAAATAGGTATGAAGAAAGCGATATAAGTAGAATTACCCCCAATAAAAACTTGGTTTTCTTTATAAGCCGCTAAATGAAAAAACATTAAGTGTATACACATATCTCGCTTAAGGACCGCAGATTAGGTCGCTAAGCGAAACAGATAGAATTAATACACCGCAATAATAACTTGATTTCCATTAGTATAATGTGCTTAAGTGCTTTAGTGCTTAACTGCATGTTGAAGTTGTTTGGCCATAGAAAACAAAAGGCTTTTTTATGAGCACAAAAGTTTACACATATCTCGCTTAAGTGCCGCACAAATAAGGGACTaagtgaaaagaaaatgaaatgactAGAATAAATTCACCTAAATAAAAACTTGACTTTGAAAGCCGTTAAACGGAAAAAACTTTAAGTGTATACACATATCTCGCTTAAGAGCCACAGAATAGGACGTGAAAtggttaaaataaataaatactccaataaaaaatcgatttactttactttaacaAAACTTTGTAAGACGCTAAACGAAAACACATTAAGTGTATACAGATATCTCGCTTAAGAGCCACAGAAATAGACCGTTAAGTGATATGGGTAGAACTAATACACCTAAATAGAAACTCGATTTACTTTAACACAACTTTATAGACCGCTGAACGgaacttaaattgaaaaatccttCTACGTTAGCAAACTTAATTTCAAAgcttcaaatttataatacaaattaatgagGAGCAGTTAAGTAGATGCACATATCCTAAATATACAGCTCTCTCCTTTCTCCCTTCATTAAttccttttccttttgtgCTCTCAGTTATCATCTGCAGGCGCTGCGTCATCTGTATGTGCTGGCCGTGGAGCCGCGGCTCTTTCTGCCCCGCGACATTGACACCCATCAGCTGTGCCTGTGCAACATCTCGGTGCTGGAGGTGGGCGCCACAGAGTTGCGCCGTCTCCCCATTGCGCCCTGCATTCTCCCCGAACTGAGCACGCTGCAGCGAGTGATTGTCGACGATGAGAACTATTGGCCGGTGTGCTTTGAGCGTTCACGCAACTGGCATCAGCTGGAGAAGGCGCTGGAACTGTGTGCGCCCATTGATATTAAGAAGCGCACCGGTTGCCTGTCGCATCTGGAGGATCCGGATCGTTTGAAGAGCATGCTGGCCCAAACGCTGACCACCGAACAGAGCATTTGCTGGCAGGTTAACGTGAATGATTTGCAGCAGTTTGCCAGCGAACGTTTGGTCAAGCCGTTCCTCAGCCGATTCCTCCAAACGCAGGGCACAACGCTCAGCGTGGCCGAGCAGAGCAAGCGACATCAGTTGATGCTGCTCTTCTACAACGCTGTGGTCAAGGATCGGATGCATCTGCTGCCCGTCTACCTGACGCTCTACGATGTAAGTGCCAGTCAGTGCTTTGTTCCCTACTGGATTTAATATCCTATATGATTTTGCTTACAGCATGTCACACGACAGATGGCGAACAACAATGATGTGTGGCAGGTGAAGCTGATCGACGCCTATTTGGGCAAAAGTCCCAATGAGCATACGCTCATCTCGGTGGAACTCATACAGATGATGCAGGAACTGTTCAAAATGCAACTGGAGGCATCCACGCGAGATCTGTGCGTTCCGTTGCGCGAATTCCTGTGCCAGAAGCGTTTGGAGCCGAGCTATGTGGCATGCATCAATGCCCACGATTTGCAGCGTGTTTATTGTGTTATCAACTATTACAATCTGTTGCCGAATCTGTTGAATGGCGTCGATATGAGCAATGGACCGATTAATTATTTGCGCATTATGTTCGAGTTCCAGCAATTGAATCTCAGTCCTCACACGATTTTTGGTTtgctgaaaatatttcaatcgTTGCGGTGCGCCTTTAATTTGGAATAGTGTTATCGATATTTAACTGAAACGAAACGATTACGATTGCAGCAGTTTGTTTCGCCATCGATGTGTGTTACagcttaaatttatttcttgttatCGATTGCGAGGCGATGTGCTTTGCAAACAAGCGCTGAGATTCAACAGTTCAAAACACTCTTTTTTtccattaaatgaatatatgaaatatatataaaaataaaaaaaaatactttaattttgaatagtaTTCGATATGCATGCGCTTTACAACACTTTTAAATTGTCGCCCTGCTATCGATGTGTGATCTTACTTTTCTTTATCGATTGTGCGCTTTGTAACGCTTTGTGCACTTTTAAACACTTGACTTCAACATTTTGagtaaatgtataatttataatacgATATATTAAGTCACTACAAAACAAATTGGTTATAAAATCAAACTGGGACGCCATGCTATATAGCCTTCGACTACTTGTTCATTGCTTTCGCCCTCCCTcccacgaaaaaaaaaatgccatcAAACAATGCGCTGATGTTCGGCGGCTGGTGGAATTTCAGCAGTTTTAACGCCTCGACACCGCTGATACAGATAGATGCCCAGCAGCGGCATTGGCGTCATTATGGCCACCGCCACCGGCACCACAGTGGTAAGATCCGCCTGCGGCTGTGGCAACGTGGTGCGCAGCAAGAAGATCGCGGTGCCCGTGTTCTGAATGCCCGTCTCAATGGCAATGGCCAAGGCATCGGCGGGATTCTGATGCAACAGCTTAGCCGCCAGCCAGGCAATGCCATAGCCCAGACCCGGCAGCGCCAGACCCGCCACAGCAATCTAAGTAAGTAGGCAATGAATGTATAAAGTAAACCAAATGATTTGTTAATCAACTCACCTGCCACGAGAACAGCTCAAAGATGTAAAAGTTCGTGATGATGGCAAACACCACAATAAAGATGATGAGACCACCCGAAATGGGCTTCAGCAGACGCACCAGGATCTGAGCCAAACGTGGCCACCAACGCTGAATGGCCAGCCCAATGAAGAGCGGTATAATCAGGCCAGCACAATATCCGGCAATCTTGTCATACGGCACCTTGATGCCAGCACGATCAAAGATCAGGGCGCCCAGCGTAAATGTCCAGAACGGCATCGAACCGAAGGCACCAAAATTGGAGATCGTTGTCATCAGCACGGACAGATTAATGTTGCCACCCAGCACAGCGGTCCAAGTGTTGGAGGCGCCACCACTGGGCGCAATGCCCGTAAAGAACAGACCCAACTGCATGGCCGGTGAATTGGGAAAGATGAACACACCCAGAGCATAGCTGAGCAACGGCATGCCCAGAGTTTGGGTGATCAGAAAGATGCTCGGTCCAATGGGACGTGTTATCAGGCCACGCAGCACACTCACATTGAGAGCGGCACCGAAATTGATGTAGAGCAGCGACATCAGCAAGATGACCGAGCCGAGGAACACATGATCGATGACACGCTGCGATCGCACCACTTGCGCCAACAGTGAGCTGCCCTTTTGTGCCGCATTCGCTGGCGGCGAACTGTTCCCAAAGAGCGCATAGTGCAGCTGGACTGTGATCACAGCCTCGCCCAGAAAATGCGCCTCGATGCGTATGCGTCCGGTCCACTCGCTGGCCGTATCCGGTATTTGATCAACGGGTATCGTCGCATTCGCCGCCAGCACTGTGGCCAAGTGTTCGCTGTTGCTCTGGAGTCGGAAACTGTAGCGATCCGTTTGCTGCAGTTGATCGTGGTTGAGATCGCTCAGCAGCAATTCCACATCGCCGCTTGTCTTCatcggcaactgcaactgggcGGGTGTAAAGTGCGCCTGCCACGCCAAGCTGGCGGGGATCAgcgtcatcagcagcagcagccacatcaATTTCATCATCTTTTTACCTTTCTGACAGCAACTCTgtgattttttaaatgatcTTTCTAGTTGATTTTACGTTTGTTATCTCCTCTCTCGCAAGTTGGCCGCAATTCAACAAGTTgacacatacaacaacaaaaagaaaaaagaaaaacaaaacaacaaacacaactgAAACAAGTTTCTAAGCTTCGACTCTGTGTGGCATGACTTTCAGATGCCCGGCAAGCTGAACAGTTTACGCATGATAAGATACgatatattgtatatgaaaCTTGGTGAtgtcatttacatttatttctcaTTCATGAAGaataaatttgtcaaatttatGCTACTCTCAATCATTAATTATATCAATAAATTGTCAtgatttcaatcaatttgaaatttaattaccaaataaatataaattcaagtaTTTCTTTCACAAAGTTGTTACACCCACGTGTTCCTTGCAGTTGCCGGGTATcaataatgaaatttgattgcaattacATGCAATGAGGCGCGCAGTGCAGGCAAGCGAGATACCTATAGCAACGTGACAACTGCGCTATTGCTGCACTGTTTTCGCACACAGCTTCTATGTTTGCACATAGATAGCAGTTACATTCACACAGGTTGTCAATTCACATGCCTATGCGAGTGTGACGCGAttgcgtgcatgtgtgtgtgtgagtatgcgTGTTTACATATGCTAAGTGTGCAAAGTGAAGTggaaagagaaagatagaAAGCGAGCGACAGAGCTAGATAAGATAGAAGAGTGCGAGTGCATTTCTTGCACGTTGCGCTGAAACAACGTTAACAGAATTAATTCACAGCACACGTTAAATAACAGTGCCGGTTAATTTACAGCACTGGTTATTTAACATGAAAtgtaaagaattaaattttaacgCTTTTTCAAAATCGTTTCTCTTTCAATAgttttgaaacaaatttacactatttaaagataaataaataaaataataaaaacctatgtataataaaaatcaaataacatttaaatcacatccaattatatttgttttgtttttttttttttattaaagcttaagaaaatgcaaaagaacATGCAGTTAACATATTTTAACAGCGATTACTGTCTTAGTATCTGTAGTGATCGGGCTTGAAGGGACCCGTCTGGGGCACACCCAAATAAGCGGCCTGCTTCTCCGACAACTTGGTGAGCTTGACGCCCAACTTCTCCAGATGCAGACTGGCCACCTCCTCGTCGAGCAGCTTGGGCAGCACATGGACACCAACGGCATACTGTGCGGACTTGGTCCACAGCTCGATTTGGGCGAGCACTTGGTTGGTGAACGAATTGGACATGACAAAACTGGGATGACCATGAGCACAGCCCAAGTTCACCAGACGTCCCTCGGCGAGCAGAATGATGTGACGACCATTGGCCATCGTATAGCGATCCACTTGTGGCTTCACATTCACCTTCTCCTTGGCATTGTTGTTCAGCCAATCGACATCGATTTCGCAATCAAAGTGTCCAATGTTGCACACAATCGAATCGTCGGGCATATTCAAGAGATGCTCGGCGGTGATGATGTCACGACAACCAGTTGTTGTCACATAGATGGAAGCCTCCTTGCTGGCCTCCTCCATGGTGGTCACCTCATAGCCTTCCATGGCTGCCTGCAGCGCATTAATAGGATCGATTTCGGTGACAATCACACGACCGCCAAAGCCCTTCAAGGCCTGGGCGCAACCCTTGCCCACATCACCGTAGCCAGCGACGCAGCAAACCTTGCCAGCGATCATCACATCCGTGGCCCGCTTGATGCCATCGATCAGCGATTCGCGGCAGCCATAGAGATTATCGAATTTGCTCTGCAccaaaagaaaacgaaattaGTTGCAAACATTGCATCATTTTGAAGCAACCGCCTCGATCTTACCTTGGTCACCGAATCGTTCACATTGATAGCGGGCACACCCAAGCGTCCCTCCTTGAACATTTTGTACAGATTGTGGACACCAGTGGTGGTCTCCTCACTGAGTCCCTTGATGCCCTTGAGGTAATCGGGGAAACGTTCGTGCACCAAATTTGTCAAATCACCGCCATCATCAAGAATCATGTTCAGGGGCTGGCCATCGGGAAAGACCAAAGTCTGCTCAATGCACCACAAGTATTCCTCATCGGTTTCGCCCTTCCACGCATAGACGGGCACACCGGTGGCAGCAATTGCGGCAGCGGCATGATCCTGTGTGCTGAATATGTTGCAGCTGGACCATTGAACCTGTGAGGTTGTAGATAATTGATAGCAGTTGTCAAGTAAGGTAGTTGATAGAAATTGTTGTCAAGTTAGACAGTTGATAGCAGCTGTCAGGTCAAGACATCTTTTATTTCACTTAGAATGTCAGCAAACATCTTAGCATATCAATGGAATTCTTCGGTCTGGCCTCGTTGACCCCACCACAAAACACACGCCAGGTAGTTGATAGCAATTGTTAAGTATTTGATAGCAGTTGTCAAGTAAGGTAGTTGATAGCAGCCGTCAGGTCAAGACATCTTGCTTTTCAGTTAGAAAGTCAATTAACAGCTTAGCATATCAATGGAATTCTTCGGTCTGGCCTCGTTGACCCCACCACAGAACACACGCCAGGTAGTTGATAGCAATTGTTATCAAGTTATGTATTTGATAGCAGTTGTCAAGTTAGGTAGTTGATAGCAGTTGTTAGGTCAAAACATCTTTCTTTTCAGTTAGAAAGTCAATGAACAGTTTAGCATATGTATCAATGGAAGTCTTCGGCCTGGCCTCGTTGACCCCACCACAGAACACACTTACGCTTAGATTATCGTTATCGCCATCGCCTTGAACTCGATTGCGACCCCCCGAAGTGTTTTGTCAAAAACAATGATGAGcagataaataacaattgtaaataaaaaaacaaccacaATCGGATGCCCTTTTGTGGTTTATATTGTTGACTAGTTTACATTTGAATACTGCTGAAATTCTAATCTTAATCTTTAAAGGCTAGCTGGGGGCGTGGCATAATTTGAAAACAACACACGGAGAGACGGACATGACAATGCGTTTTTTGATGGATTTGAAGGACtgcaaaataagaaaaaattgacaataaatttaaatgttctagctcttataatctctgagataCAGCTGATAGAGCAagcggacggacggacacaaACTTGATCAATTTTAAGAGTTTCTAGGgggctacaaaaaaaatgtaacacCAAATGTAAACTGCGTGGTCTCTATACGAAGACAAGAAATTGGAAAGCTCCAACACATATGGTTTCAAAGATATCAAAGTAAATACAAGCGGACAGACGGAAAAACCGATAGGAAAATATGTTTACAGCatgttaaacaaatattttaagggGTATGTTTTCTACTGTGATATATCCTTTATAACAAGGTGTTGTTATACCCTGTTACACTGCTTACTACCGGGTATAAGAAGACAATAATGATAAAGCCAAGATGATGGTTCTATTTACCTCAGCGCCCAGCTCGACGAGGGTCTCGATGAGCACGGCCGTCTGGACGGTCATGTGGAGGCAGCCGGTGATGCGGGCGCCCTTCAGGATCTTGGATGGTCCGTACTTCTTGCGGCACGCCATCAGACCGGGCATCTCATTCTCCGCAATGATGATCGCCTTGCGTCCCCATTCGGCGAGACTGATATCGGCTAAACGTGTCGTCGCAAAAGTGATAAGATTATCATTAGCAACATAAACAACGATTAGGGTGCAaaagcattttcaatatgtGCACGGCAACAACGTGCTTTAACCTAAggcaccacacacacaaaaaaaaaaataaaataaaacacatgtGCGCCAAATACAAGACtatgcatgtgcatgtgtgtgtgtgtgtgtgtgtgttgcgtgcGTTTACTTCAATATGCGCCTGTTTTGTTGCCGGCACACATCGACAGGAGAAGAGATGGgcaatgattttatttataacttaCCAACTTTGTACGCAGGCTTTGACATGTTGTACTTGTGATTGAAATGATTATGCAGAGGCAACAGAGACAACCGAATTGACGACGCGCGCAACAAttaatgccaaaaatataacttttaagtTCGAATGAAATCGAATAATCGATTAACTTCGAATTTTGTTGCGACTGTGTTCTATCGATATTCTATGCGATATTGACAaattttatcaaaaaattgtttataaatttacgTAATATGCATAATTTCACACAAAATGATTCGCACACTaaaatacaatgcaaatttcaaataaatttgaattacgTAAATAGTTTTCTAGCCTCTTTCCACCTCACTCAGTTTTTCTACGTTTTTTAAAGTCCCGTTTCGGGGTTTCCATCTGCACGAACCGAGAAATATGGGCAACGGTAAAATTCTCAATATGGCCGGTCTGAAATGTCAGctgttcaaatgtaaacacgaGTTGGCGAACAATTCAAAAATCAGCACGCGCattttaaaatggaaaattttcttaaatttcaaGATTTTGATGAGGATTTTGACGAAGTGGAGGGAAAATTAACGGAGTATAGAGTATAGGCCATTGCCAATAGTAAAGAAATCGCCATCAGTTTAGGGTTATGTACATAAGTAGATTTGCTGGcagcaatgtaatatttacataaatacatttacttttaagCAACGGCATGGGTGTTTTTGGGAACGCGATGTTCCTGGAAACATTGAATCATTTTTTGAAGATAATTTGGAGGAGTTTGGCACCCTTGTGGAGCGCCTTTGTGGATTGGCCAAAAAAGGCACTACATTTCTCCTCTCATAACTCGAACAACATAGCCTCGTGGATGTCACTCCACGATATTGACGGCTTTCGAGTTTTTGGGctcatctaaaatataaaaaatttgctttaaaaaacaaaataaaattttaatttttctatgttcataccttggcgcactttaatgtcagctgttttgttagTGGTGAGCTCTTTTTCGTTGTCATATCGATCAAAATATCGCATAATTACCCAAAAAGTGCGTTCGCTATTTCTACGTAGCTCGCGAACGTAGAAAAACCGacgtttttttcttatgggttTTTACATGGGGCGAACGTAACATTCGGCCTGAACgtgaaaaaaccaaagaaaaccaaagaaaaccgTGCGGTGGAAAGAGGCTATTCGTTAGATGCGTTGCTTTATCGCTACTACAATTTGAATCGATTACATTTAATAACACATTATGCTGCATTTTTACAATACCAGTACTAATGTATGTAagctattaatttaaaaataaaataaccaaATGCACTCGAAGTGCAACAACTTATAAAAGTGCTATTATTTGGAAttaattgtttcaaatttgcaaTACCAAGTGCAGTGTTGAAAAACATTTCGAGACAAATTGGCCGCACACTGAGATATCGGCGCCATTTTTTTTCTCGTCGTTCGCCACTCGCCGCTCGCTGCATGACTATCCGCTACTCGTCGCACCTGGCACACGCGTTTTCCAAATCGTGCTTTTTTCGCCCTcagtttatattttgttaatgtgcgaaattaaaacaaagttaattaatcaacacacacacagcaaataTGTGCTAGGCTAGCAAACGTAGCTACGTTGCAATAAACGCAGCACAAAATTCAAGTGGAAATCGTGGTCGTGCGTCGTGtgtgcgttagttatatatctacatattttttttttttatacattcatatatatggCAG
Coding sequences:
- the LOC117576424 gene encoding adenosylhomocysteinase; its protein translation is MSKPAYKVADISLAEWGRKAIIIAENEMPGLMACRKKYGPSKILKGARITGCLHMTVQTAVLIETLVELGAEVQWSSCNIFSTQDHAAAAIAATGVPVYAWKGETDEEYLWCIEQTLVFPDGQPLNMILDDGGDLTNLVHERFPDYLKGIKGLSEETTTGVHNLYKMFKEGRLGVPAINVNDSVTKSKFDNLYGCRESLIDGIKRATDVMIAGKVCCVAGYGDVGKGCAQALKGFGGRVIVTEIDPINALQAAMEGYEVTTMEEASKEASIYVTTTGCRDIITAEHLLNMPDDSIVCNIGHFDCEIDVDWLNNNAKEKVNVKPQVDRYTMANGRHIILLAEGRLVNLGCAHGHPSFVMSNSFTNQVLAQIELWTKSAQYAVGVHVLPKLLDEEVASLHLEKLGVKLTKLSEKQAAYLGVPQTGPFKPDHYRY